The following proteins come from a genomic window of Candidatus Methylomirabilota bacterium:
- a CDS encoding M48 family metalloprotease, translating into MRRPLALLLVAVLAMSACASHPDGAYFPAPNGPDTGVVSHTLYRAAVAAGDDPERYSFALVRTREVRAYAAEDATFYVSEGLAHQPQRVLDALVAQTVAHEVLGHGGKRKTLALSLTAGFTVLGIAMPGVGLLDLLVNPIVVRAFTREQERDADQKAIEILRAMGDETPRRTLAAALCAAGAVNGPVAGGLLATEPELEERLASLEPLEPAAAVVARPPAAAR; encoded by the coding sequence ATGCGCCGTCCCCTCGCGCTCCTCCTCGTCGCGGTCCTCGCCATGAGCGCCTGCGCCTCGCATCCGGACGGCGCCTACTTCCCGGCGCCGAACGGGCCCGACACGGGCGTGGTCTCCCACACGCTCTACCGCGCCGCGGTCGCGGCCGGCGACGACCCCGAGCGCTACTCCTTCGCGCTCGTCAGGACCCGCGAGGTCCGGGCCTACGCCGCCGAGGACGCGACCTTCTACGTCTCGGAGGGGCTCGCGCACCAGCCCCAGCGCGTGCTCGACGCCCTCGTGGCGCAGACGGTCGCCCACGAGGTCCTGGGCCACGGGGGCAAGCGCAAGACGCTCGCGCTGTCGCTGACGGCGGGCTTCACGGTGCTCGGCATCGCCATGCCGGGCGTGGGCCTCCTCGACCTCCTCGTGAACCCGATCGTCGTCCGCGCCTTCACTCGCGAGCAGGAGCGGGACGCCGACCAGAAGGCGATCGAGATCCTCCGCGCGATGGGCGACGAGACGCCGCGCCGGACGCTCGCCGCGGCGCTCTGCGCCGCCGGCGCCGTCAACGGCCCCGTCGCCGGCGGCCTGCTCGCGACCGAGCCCGAGCTCGAGGAGCGGCTGGCGTCGCTCGAGCCGC